From one Triticum urartu cultivar G1812 chromosome 3, Tu2.1, whole genome shotgun sequence genomic stretch:
- the LOC125546175 gene encoding E3 ubiquitin-protein ligase RGLG3-like: MWGWGKQEKARDTRSSSTMWGWGEEEEEEEEAHDEHATRSSPTMWDEEEETDDEHDTRSPPTSWDENTDDEDVPSESSEDVPSGSSDDVPSGSSEEVPSGSSEEGEPMYNYSTVDEVITALREAGLESSNLIFGIDFTKSNDWSGKHSFGGESLHAISRTPNPYEQAISIIGRTLSPFDDDNLIPCFGFGDVSTCDHSVFSFYEDYRPCCGFEEVLDRYKQMIPYLELSGPTSFAPLIYAAISVVENSNYQHHVLVIIADGQATTSNSYSIVSPQEEATIQALIDASFYPLSIVMVGVGDGPWDEMQPADECIPSRAFYNFQFVNFTDIMSTSKDMEKKEAAFAFAALMEIPTQYKAAQGLLPPEWHEEMADPWMILPPPIEVLERDDAVAATYAPAAIFQLTDVGNDALDEQVCPICLRNPKDMAFQCGHLTCRECGPTLSTCPVCRVPITHEALLVRRARPSEAEDPPFHPIWYQE; encoded by the exons ATGTGGGGCTGGGGCAAACAGGAAAAGGCTCGTGACACCCG ATCGTCGTCGACAATGTGGGGCTGgggtgaagaggaagaggaagaggaagaggctCATGACGAGCATGCCACCCG GTCGTCGCCGACGATGTGGGATGAAGAGGAGGAGACTGATGACGAGCATGACACCCG ATCGCCGCCGACATCGTGGGACGAAAATACTGATGACGAGGACGTTCCTTCCGAGAGTTCCGAGGACGTTCCTTCTGGGAGTTCCGACGACGTTCCTTCCGGGAGTTCCGAGGAAGTTCCCTCCGGGAGCTCCGAGGAAGGGGAGCCCATGTACAATTACAGCACGGTGGATGAG GTCATTACTGCACTGAGAGAAGCTGGGCTTGAATCATCAAATCTGATTTTTGGCATTGACTTCACCAAAAGCAACGATTGGTCAG GTAAGCATTCCTTCGGAGGAGAATCTCTGCATGCCATTAGCCGCACCCCAAATCCATATGAGCAAGCCATTTCTATTATTGGGCGAACACTATCACCTTTTGATGATGATAACTTGATACCATGCTTTGGATTTGGTGATG TTTCTACATGTGATCATTCCGTCTTCAGCTTTTACGAAGATTACCGTCCTTGTTGTGGTTTTGAGGAGGTTCTTGACAGATACAAACAAATGATTCCATATTTGGAGCTTTCAG GACCAACTTCTTTTGCACCTCTTATCTACGCGGCGATTTCAGTTGTTGAAAACAGTAACTACCAACATCATGTCCTCGTCATCATAGCTGATGGGCAG GCAACCACCTCAAATTCTTACAGCATCGTAAGTCCACAAGAAGAGGCAACTATACAAGCACTTATTGATGCTAG CTTCTATCCTCTTTCAATTGTGATGGTGGGAGTGGGCGATGGACCATGGGATGAAATGCAGCCTGCTGATGAATGTATTCCTAGCAGGGCTTTTTACAATTTCCAG TTTGTGAACTTTACTGACATCATGTCAACAAGCAAGGATATGGAGAAGAAGGAGGCTGCATTTGCCTTTGCAGCTCTGATGGAAATACCCACTCAATACAAAGCGGCCCAAGGCCTCCTACCTCCAGA GTGGCACGAAGAAATGGCTGACCCTTGGATGATCCTTCCGCCACCAATTGAAGTCCTTGAACGTGATGATGCTGTTGCAGCTACCTATGCTCCAGCCGCAATCTTCCAGTTAACCGACGTTGGCAATGACGCTTTGGATGAACAG GTATGCCCCATCTGCTTAAGGAATCCGAAGGACATGGCTTTCCAGTGCGGTCATCTG ACATGCAGGGAATGCGGCCCAACATTATCGACCTGCCCCGTGTGCCGTGTCCCGATCACGCATGAGGCTCTTCTCGTAAGGAGGGCGCGGCCTTCTGAAGCGGAGGATCCGCCGTTCCATCCAATTTGGTATCAGGAGTAA